A stretch of DNA from Tachysurus vachellii isolate PV-2020 chromosome 4, HZAU_Pvac_v1, whole genome shotgun sequence:
CTGGTGCTCGTGCACAAGACATCATTTCACCTCCAGGCATCTCTGTGCCGAGTCTTCAGAGCAGCACGAGATGTTAAAACTGCAGTTATGACAAACGCCCTCAAAGATCAGCATGAGCTTTTAGCATCAGTCGACAATAACAGGACCACACGTCATCACCATCCCGTTAGAAACGTCTTTGTCCTTTTAAATATCTTGGGGAGGGGAAATAAAGTGGTAATAACATCAATCAAAGGTTTAACATACGCGAGAGCTTGGGGCTCGCTTCGTCGTCAATTTGCGGAACCGGAAGTAATGACGCAGGTTGTGAACGTGTCTCAATTCGAATCTCGATCCCTAAGTAGTGCATGAGCACGAGCTTCGTGTACTAGCTGTCCCGAGCAGACCTgtagaaaatgtaaacattaaaggataaaaaacacacaacagcaacaacagtaCGGTTGcaggtgaaaaagaaaataaacaactgtcaataaagatctttctgattctgattctgaattcGTGTAAAAACACGTGAAGACAGGAATAAAACGATTATATCGTGGTGAATGTGAGCCTGTGTTCAGTAAACAGTGAGACTCTTGGGGTTTTACGCATCATaatgacaacaaacaaaaacatttattacaaacaattagtgttgttgttgttgttgttgttgttgttgttacagcATGAAGTCACAGAGGCGTGAAGCCATGAAGGTCTAAACCTCATCCGACTGACTTTATTTGCATACCTGAAATGAGCAATagtggtcacacacacacacacacacacacacacacacacacacacacacacacacacacacacacacattgttaatTTGTGacattaaatgtgtttacaagctattttatcttttcttttctatcttaCAAAGTAATCATTGATAATCATGATAACTGATAATAATCTATAAgtaactttttttcttttagcttttatttattatatattataaaagtaAAGCTGGATTTACTTTGTTTTTGGATACTCTATGATTAAATGTTTGTCGTTATTTATGACACAATGCCTGACTTTCACatatgctgagagagagagagagagagagagagagagagagagtggtgagGAAAACGACTCAGCTAAGtgagaattaatcaacatctGACTAATCACAGTCCAGAACTCATAATATTTGTGACGTAGCTTTGCACATGTGACGTagctttgcacatctggatTCCTcccctaaaaaaaagaaagaaaaaagtgcttCAGTTTGTGCACAGAGCTGAAACAGGAGCTGAACATGAAGACGCTGGTTTTTCTCCTTTGCCTGGTCTTACTGACCTTCTGCGCAGGTTTGTGTACATTCGTGTTTAATAgatgtataaactgtataaatttCTACAGTAAATCTCTTGGTGattttcacatttctgtaaagTCAGAAACTAGAacttaagaagaagaagaagaagaaggttttGGGTTGTGCGGATTTTTCATGATCACTGTCATTAATCAGGAGGCAAAAGATTGTTTATAAAAGATTTCTGTGGCAAAATAAATATGAAGCTTTTATAGAGATGGTTCAAGGAGCACGCTTCTGTTTCTGAAACTCAGTTACGGTTATTTTGGTTTATTAACATTTCACTAAGAAGAAACTCCTGCGTTTATGATCTCAGATAATGTAAAGACTCTTCATCAACCTTGCATCATGTTTATGTTTCTCTGAATATTTTCCCGATgagattttagtgtttttatttctaatttcagATTTCATGCACAGAcaaatgtgaatgtgaaatgaACTCTGAAATGATTCACAGAGGGAaatattatttctgttattttatgtttatttacaaatttgtGAATACAACACAGagaccactgtgtgtgtgtgtgtgtgtgtgtgtgtgtgtgaaagagagagagagagtaaggtgAAGGTGTAAAGTGTTTGCTACGTGGCTGTTTTGCCTGTATGGAGCCTCAAGGTTGGAGCAGTGGGTCATGAGGGGCTCCCAGGGGACGAGACGGGATGAATGAACACTTtgtgttcagagagagagacagagagagagagacagagagagagagagacagagagagagagagcgagagagacagagagagagagagacagagagagagagagacagagagacagagacagagagagagagagacagagagagagagagacagagagacagagacagagagagagagagacagagagagagagagacagagagacagagacagagagagagagagacagagacagagagagacagagacagagagagagagagacagagacagagagagagagagacagagagacagagacagagagagagagagacagagacagagagagagagacagagagagagagagagagagagatggggagattctgaaatatatttgcattaatttataagctataaataaatacagatttgGTTAAGTTGTTTTCAGCTGATCCTCTTTTTCACACTGAACTGCTGAAACATGTATAAAGAAATAATCTGATAAAAATCTGATTAATCTGAACATATCAGTCATGTTGAAAAATTCCTTTCACACTTAATCagtcagaattattattattattattattattattattattattattattattattattattacacagttTACTGAAACGTTCTTATTTCCCATAGAAGCAAACCCTGTGGTGAAGGAAAGCTTCGCTAAGCAACTTCTCCGCAGTAAGAGACAGAAACCTGGTTATCCTGATGAGCCGATGAGGGTAGGAGACAAGTTACAtgccacacacacgcacacacacacacgcacatgcacacacacacacacacacacataacacaaacacaaacacagacattagattcaatattaatttattacataatattgATTAATACTTAATACTAACTATtgattaatactaatactaaccCTACCAAAAAAACGCTGTTAAACAATAACCTAactgaatgtgtttttgtatataaatagatttaaatcaatgtatttttaccttctatctctctctctctctctctctctctctctctctctctctctctctctctctctctgtaggaaCACATGTTGTATTTGCAGCAGTTGGAGCTCAGAGCTCGTGAGACAAACCTTGAAAATTGGTTGAATCCTCATTGTGCTCCTCGCTGTAACAGTAACTATGGTTACCCCGTCTAACCATGTAggtacacaaacaacaacaacaacaacaacaacaacaaatcagcATCTAACACACAGACTGAGAAAACCGATATATTCTACTCACATTCGATCGGCAGTTAAATTAAGATTTCACAAAATTGTTAAGACGCTCTAAAGAAGTGAGCAAATCAAACACTCactgaatatatacatatatctacTCTGTAAAATTAGAGTTAACTGGGTGAACTGAAGTGATGTCTCACTGCTGCCCCCTATCACTGCTATCACTGCTATCACTGCTATCACTGCTATCACTGCTATCACTGCTATCACTGCTATCACTGCTATCACTGCTATCACTGCTCTTAACACCGAGGATCCAATACTTTAAACATCGTCCTTATTTTAAGCTGTACTGTTAGAAGTCTTAACGTCGTCATTGTCCCCTGATTCCAGATCAGCACATTAACTTTGTGTTGACTTACATTACAGGACACACGGTGTGTGTTAACTCACAAACTTTAGGCTTATCAATGCTCATTTCATCAACAGGATGAAaacatgaagatgatgaagatgatgatgaggatgacgCCGAGCTTTGACAATGAAGGCAGTAAACAGGAAATACGAGACTTGCGAAGGAAAGTTGTATCTCTTTATCTTCTATAgcatcagaataaaaatgtgccgtctcacatctcacacactgcTCATCACTGCAGCACATGAACTCAACACCAGCCttctttactgtgtagatgCTTTTAGAGATTAGAAAGAGTTTCTTCTTATTCTAGAATAAACACCTGCTTTGCAGTTTTgttcttgtgtgtttatttctgcacTCACAATACAGGACCTTAACTTATAAACTTAAAGACATACATTTAGCTCAATAAAATGACGTCACTggagcattttattttgtaataaatggaACAGCATCGAAAACAcccattctttctttttattgaaatatttcattggtttcttcttttcctttaaaTACCCTCATCTCTGTTATACAGCTCCATGTGTTCACTGGTCCTTCAGGAAAAAACAACGATTTACAATAATcaattttaatgatttaacGATTCCTTCTTTAACGAGAAAGCGGCGTGTCACGCGTTCACTTTAATCACGTGTAATAAATGAACTGCAGTGAGTTCAcgacatttatttccttttaatcCGTGTTCTTTGTATTCTGTCAGATTTTTAATATCAgagtttatttgtactttacagaaactgtgacacGACGCCCTGATTAaaggaattaaaatgaaatgaagaagaataaaaaagaaaaaatcgaTTTGTTAAGCGATCAGGTGAAATGTTTCCGAGACAAATAATGcgagggggaaaaaactccAGAATCATTGACaggctgctttaaaaaaaaattcacatattaagaaaaatatgattttacGAATACGTGTTTTCTTTTTGCCCAAATGTcaaggaaaaaggaaatgatCCGAATTCTACAGAGAAATGCGCATTTAACGGGCGGCTTTGGGCAAAAACAGTGCAGCAGTAAATTCTGCTGAGTAAGTGTTCATCTTACACACCTGATACACGTGTGTAagtagatagataaataaataaataaataaataagacatctTACACACATAGAAAATGCACGTCGGTTCCTGTATTTTTACATAGAGAAAAGACATGTaattctctatctctctctctctctctcacacacacacacacacacacacacacactcacacccacacacgcgtGATTTAACAAAAATCATGTTGAATACTGATACGGTGCTAATTTGCGCAGACAAAATGCTTCTTCTTCCCCTCACTTTGTCAAGCGAtcctgtgtttttaattaaaaaaaattttttttttaattcagactTCAGGAAATCAAGGTCCAGTATGAAAGgtaaagacaaataaatcaatttccaaaacaacaaccacacacatattaacagtgttatatatatatttagtatattacttgtggttttaaaaaaagttaatcttttttcttcttcttgttattttttttttttaaagaaaaagtcTCCATGAGCCAAAACATACatctatatacatttataatccCAGACAAAGACTCAACTCCAAACTGAAAGCTTTTGTAGTGCATGCAAGTGTCTGGTCCAATCCCGTGGCCAT
This window harbors:
- the c4h17orf67 gene encoding uncharacterized protein C17orf67 homolog yields the protein MKTLVFLLCLVLLTFCAEANPVVKESFAKQLLRSKRQKPGYPDEPMREHMLYLQQLELRARETNLENWLNPHCAPRCNSNYGYPV